One Siniperca chuatsi isolate FFG_IHB_CAS linkage group LG5, ASM2008510v1, whole genome shotgun sequence DNA window includes the following coding sequences:
- the myo1ha gene encoding unconventional myosin-Ih yields MMLNTRNVDFCVVHLAALWLIQLVAQGQLDMEGALTARDRVGIQDFVLLDETTEAAFLSNLKKRFSKDLIYTYIGTLLVSVNPYKELDIYNKKQMDLYMGVNFFELPPHIYALADNAYQTMLTEFNNHFILISGESGAGKTEASKKILQYYAVSCPSTTLLNTVRDKMLMSNPVLEAFGNAKTLKNDNSSRFGKYMDIQFDSQGDAVGGHILNYLLEKSRVVHQNHGERNFHIFYQLVEGGEEGLLHQLGLERDCQHYNYLTQGECAIVSSINDRNDWKTVKNALQIINIDDINTNHLFGIVASVLHLGNVQFDSNSKGHALLNNNAELRWVSNLLGVDAQSLQEGLTYRKIEAKTDQVLSPFTIDHATYARDALAKAIYGQTFTWLVNRINESMENKDASRKTVIGLLDIYGFEVFYVNSFEQFCINYCNEKLQQLFIQLTLKAEQEEYEAEDIEWEPVQFFNNKIICDLVEEKHRGIISILDEECLRPGDATDLTFLERLEEKMGNHPHFVTHKLADKMTRKTLERGDFRLLHYAGEVTYCVVGFLDKNNDLLYRNIKDLICQSKNAIVRECFSTVDPDSRRRPETVATQFKSSLLKLTEILMAKEAWYIRCLKSNESKQPGQFDEALIRHQVKYLGLMEHLRVRRAGFAYRRKYEVFLKRYKPLCPATWPHWRGVPADGVEVLVQHLGYLPNEYKMGRTKIFIRHPRTLYATEDAFEKCKHELATRLQAKYKGYKAKGEFRKQKEAATKIETCWRGVQARKEREKRAWAVKVIKKFIKGYMTRGQAKTTDNSEYLAFVRQNYLNRLKNNLPKTVLDKTTWQSPPAVLTEASEILRKLHYRLMVRKYVRGITPQKKAQFQLKLVTSSIFKGKKESYPQSVAQPFVDTRIREQDINTRVLQIIRNEHIKYSVPVIKYDRNGFKPRPRQLVLTQTAAYVIEEAKIKQRVLYTSLKGISVSNLTDDIIVFHITCGDPKQKGDLVIQCDHLFEFLTKLSLIANKQNAIKVVQGSIKIEIQVGKESAVDFSTGQEPTVYKAKNGHLMVVATRARTR; encoded by the exons ATGATGCTAAACACCAGGAATGTGGACTTTTGTGTTGTGCATTTGGCTGCCTTATGGTTGATACAACTTGTTGCACAGGGTCAGCTGGACATGGAGGGCGCCCTGACTGCCAGGGACCGGGTTGGAATCCAGGATTTTGTCCTTCTCGATGAAACCACAGAGGCGGCTTTCCTCAGCAACCTCAAGAAACGCTTCAGCAAAGATCTCATCTAT ACCTACATTGGCACGTTGCTAGTGTCTGTCAATCCCTACAAAGAGCTGGACATCTACAATAAGAAACAGATGGATCTCTACATGGGTGTCAACTTTTTTGAGCTTCCACCACACAT CTACGCCCTGGCAGACAACGCCTACCAAACCATGCTGACAGAGTTCAACAATCACTTCATCCTCATCTCTGGTGAGAGTGGAGCAGGGAAGACGGAGGCCTCCAAGAAGATTCTGCAGTATTACGCTGTCAGCTGTCCAAGCACCACTCTACTAAACACCGTCAGGGACAAAATGCTCATGTCCAACCCTGTCCTCGAG GCTTTCGGCAatgccaaaacactgaaaaatgacaaCTCAAGTCGGTTTGGGAAGTACATGGACATTCAGTTTGACAGCCAG GGGGATGCTGTCGGAGGCCATATCCTGAACTACCTGCTGGAGAAGTCGAGGGTCGTGCATCAGAATCACGGGGAGAGAAACTTCCACATCTTCTACCAGCtagtggagggaggagaggagggccTGCTGCACCAGCTGGGCCTGGAGAGAGACTGTCAGCATTACAACTATCTAACCCAG GGAGAGTGTGCCATTGTGTCTTCAATTAATGACAGAAATGACTGGAAGACAGTCAAAAATGCACTGCAAATCATCAACATTGATGACATTAACACTAAT CACTTGTTTGGGATCGTAGCAAGCGTTCTCCACTTGGGGAATGTTCAGTTTGACTCCAACAGTAAAGGCCATGCCCTCCTGAACAACAATGCAGAGCTGCGCTGGGtctcaaat CTACTAGGAGTCGATGCTCAGAGTCTCCAAGAGGGACTGACATACAGGAAGATTGAAGCCAAAACAGATCAA GTCCTCAGCCCATTCACGATCGATCATGCCACCTATgccagagatgccctggccaaAGCCATCTATGGACAGACCTTCACCTGGCTGGTCAACAGGATAAACGAGTCCATGGAGAACAAG gaCGCTTCAAGGAAGACTGTTATAGGGCTTTTGGACATATATGGATTTGAGGTTTTCTATGTAAACAG TTTTGAGCAGTTCTGTATAAACTACTGCAACGAGAAACTGCAGCAGCTTTTTATCCAGTTGACACTGAAGGCTGAGCAGGAAGAATATGAAGCAGAGGATATTGAG TGGGAGCCAGTTCAATTTTTCAACAACAAGATCATCTGTGACCTGGTTGAGGAGAAACACAGAGGAATCATATCAATACTG GATGAGGAGTGTCTCAGGCCAGGAGATGCCACAGATCTCACCTTCCTGGAGAGACTGGAAGAAAAGATGGGAAATCACCCTCACTTTGTCAC GCACAAACTGGCTGACAAAATGACACGTAAGACTCTGGAGAGGGGAGATTTCCGTCTCTTGCATTATGCCGGGGAGGTCACCTACTGTGTTGTGG GTTTCCTGGACAAAAACAATGACCTATTATATAGAAACATAAAAGAT CTGATTTGTCAGTCTAAAAATGCCATAGTCAGAGAGTGCTTCTCCACAGTGGATCCAGACAGCAGGCGAAGACCAGAAACG GTTGCGACCCAGTTTAAGAGCAGCCTGCTGAAGCTGACAGAGATCCTCATGGCTAAAGAGGCCTGGTACATACGCTGTCTAAAATCGAATGAGTCAAAGCAGCCAG gtcaATTTGACGAAGCACTGATCAGGCACCAGGTGAAATACCTGGGCCTGATGGAGCACCTCAGAGTCAGACGAGCTGGTTTTGCATACAGACGTAAATATGAGGTCTTCTTGAAGAG ATATAAACCCCTGTGTCCAGCCACCTGGCCTCACTGGAGAGGAGTGCCCGCTGATGGAGTGGAAGTGCTGGTTCAACATCTGGGCTACTTGCCAAATGAGTACAAAATGGGACG TACCAAAATATTCATCCGTCATCCGAGGACACTTTACGCCACAGAGGATGCTTTTGAGAAATGTAAACATGAACTGG CAACGAGGCTCCAGGCCAAATACAAAGGATACAAAGCAAAGGGAGAattcagaaaacagaaagaagctg CCACTAAGATTGAAACTTGTTGGAGAGGAGTGCAGGctaggaaggagagagagaagagagcatGGGCTGTAAAAGTCATCAAAAA ATTTATCAAAGGTTACATGACCAGAGGGCAAGCAAAAACCACAGATAACTCGGAGTACCTTGCCTTTGTGAGACAAAATTACTTGAACAGGCTTAAAAACAATCTGCCAAAGAccgttttggacaaaacaaccTGGCAATCTCCACCTGCTGTGCTCACAGAG GCATCAGAGATACTGCGTAAGCTTCACTACCGTCTTATGGTACGGAAGTATGTGAGAGGAATCACACCACAGAAAAAagcacag TTTCAACTGAAGCTTGTAACTAGCTCCATCTTCAAGGGCAAAAAGGAGAGTTATCCACAGAGTGTCGCTCAACCTTTCGTGGACACCAGAATCC GTGAACAAGACATAAACACGAGGGTTCTCCAGATAATTCGCAATGAGCACATTAAG TACAGTGTCCCAGTAATTAAATATGACAGGAATGGTTTCAAACCAAGGCCACGACAGCTCGTCCTCACCCAGACAGCTGCCTACGTGATAGAGGAAGCTAAGATCAAACAGAGAGTGCTGTACACCTCTCTCAAAG GTATTTCGGTCAGTAACTtgactgatgacatcattgtATTCCACATAACATGTGGGGACCCTAAACAGAAG GGGGACCTTGTAATACAGTGCGACCACTTGTTTGAGTTTTTGACCAAACTCAGTCTCATTGCTAACAAACAGAATGCAATCAAAGTGGTTCAGGGCAG CATCAAGATAGAAATCCAGGTGGGTAAAGAGAGTGCGGTGGACTTCAGCACTGGACAGGAACCCACGGTATACAAGGCCAAGAACGGACACCTCATGGTG GTTGCCACTCGGGCAAGAACACGGTAA